In the Vulpes vulpes isolate BD-2025 chromosome 12, VulVul3, whole genome shotgun sequence genome, ATGGGGTTCAATTACCATGATCATCTGGTTCTCCCACCAACTTACATTTTCCAACTTGATCTCCAGTAATACTGGAGTcgataattatttttcaatttttttccagaatctaGGGAGAAAGAAGGTATTATTTACTAGAGAGCTCATGGACATACTACCTCTTAGTTTTCATAACACTTTAGTGATTTGTAGTTTGTGCATTCCCTTTTTACTCACAAATCTTATTTGaaaccattaaaacaaaacaaaaaagtgaaaatctcaaataaaacatATTGCTGCCCTTACAAAAGGCATGAGACAAAAAGAACcccatttaaatgtaaataaatgatttaagGTGCAATGTAAGAGTTCTATGACATCTCCTAACCTGGTTAACTAAAATTTAGATCACATGGAATTTTATTCCCACACTTTGAAAATGCCTATCCTACATAATATGCTGGATCCAAGCAATTCTAGTATTAGTGTGCTGTCCCATCAATGCTAGCTATTGGTGGAAGAACTTGCTGTGATATCTACTAAAGCCTGGTTGGTGTTGACAGAAATATATTCATCACACTAATATTGATACTCATTCAATagatttcttttgtcttatttactGTTACGTATTCAGAACATAGCCCAATGACATAGTAAGCATCCAGTGtaagtttgttgaatgaatgaatgaatgaagactaTTCAAATTATGCCATTCAAATTAtgacatattacatatttattcacaCAGAAAGAACACGAGTGAAAAAATCAGAATGCATGACAACAGGCACTAGTTTAAACATAGATCcacatttaagtaaaattaaaggtATATAATTTAAGGTGACATGTGAAAAAACTGATCACTTTTTTATCACTTCTAAATCATTGTTGTAATGACTGTTtgaaattggggaaaaaagaaacaaaacattcaaAACAGTTTAAATCTTTCCTATATCTAAAACTTTAGCCAAGCATTCAAcgtgacattttatttaaaacatctgtacacatacacatgtgcaaaCCACTTCTTAAAATCTtactccatcaaaaaaaaatcctatttcatcaacaacaacaacaaaaacaaataacttgATCTAGAAAtgggtagctccatttttaaatagacacttctccaaagaagacatacataggCCAATAAGCTTATCCATATCCctagtcattaagaaaatgtaaatcaaattcACAATGAATCATCCCCTCATACCCATTAGATGACTattacttaaaaaggaaaataataattgttagCAAGGATGTGTAGAAATTGGAAACTCTGTCCCCTGTAGGTATAAACGTAAAATGGTGTGGCCagtgtggaaaatagtatggtgcTTCCTCAATAAGTTTaaaattaccatgtgatccagcaattccatttctgagtatatatcaaaaagaattgaaagcaaggtcTTGAAAAGATATTCATATTCCTTGCATgttcattcacaatagccaaaagtagAAGCAATCCAACTATCCATTGATGGcaagtggataaacaaaacgCAGTATATACATacacggaatattattcagccttaaaaaagaaggaaattctgacacatattATGACAGGGATAAACTTCAAGGATGTTAAGTGAAATACACTAGTCACAAAAAAGCAAATGCTGTGTGATTCCAGTTATATGAGGcacttagagtagtcaaattaatagaaaaagaaagtagaatagtggttgccaaaggcgaggagaggggaaaatgggtagttgtttaatgggtatagagtttcagttacACAACAAGTTTTGCAAAACATTCTGGGGATTGGTTACACAACAGTACAAATACACTCAACACTAACGAACTGTACACGTACAAAtgctgtaggggcacctgggtggctcagtcggttaagcctcgactcttgattttggctcaggtcatgatctcagggttgtgggatggaacCTTGTATTGGTTCCAGGTTCAggatggaatctgcttgagattctcatcccctgcctctccctctcctcctttccctgctcatgcccactcactctctctaaaataaataaataaatattttttaaaatggcaaagataGCAAATTTTGTGCTATGTGTAATTTACcacatcttaaaataaatctgCTTATCCAGTTTTCACCTATCCTACGGTTTTTGAGTttgctggttctctctcttttcttgcaACTACATATACTGCTGAACCCTCTCAGATCATAGTTTAATTGCTAAATACCTCAGTTTGGTGTGGGCAGAGAAGATATGTAGCCTAAGGTAGCCTTCAGGGGATCTGCCAAGAGTTGCCATTTACTGAGTCTTTACCCCCTACCAAGCTCTGTACAGTTGGTTTGTGtatattatctaatttatctATATAAGAATGTGGAGATCATTTTACAAAAGGTGAAACAAGGTTTAGGGATGTCGGGTAAACTCCCTTAAGTCACAGTTTGCTCATAGATAGAACTAGGATTTTAGCTCACATCTTCACACAGCTGTACATAGTCTATCAATTTTGCTgaaaccttttttaaagattttatttatttattcatgagagacacagagaggcagagacataggcagagggagaagcaagctccccaggtagagcccgataagggactcgatctcagaaccctgggatcacaacctgaactgaagatatatacgctcaaccactgagccacctatcTGTCCCTCGCTGAAaggtcaaataaatatttgacctACACACACAGTCCAAAaaatcttccagtttttttttccttttactatttctgATGTATGAGAGCGGTCccacattatttattatttctgtctttaaGTTCTCCAAAAATACCTTCTCTTAACCAACTGtaacttttccttttgctttccaCAAGTTACTCCGgggcttttctatttttcatgaatcttttctttctagCTTCTCTAGCCCTCTCCTTACCCAGTATATTGACTCTATGAAACAAAGGCCCAGGGAATAGGGCAAAGACAAAATTCCCATGGCAGGTGGAAATCACAAAAAGATTGTGAATACATAtaccttattttttatcttcatatAAATGTATCTGTTTATAAATTGATGATTGAAAGAGTAGTCacccaaataataaaaatgaataatccaattttgGGTGATTTCCACTTTCTTCTCTATGGTTCTGCATTACCCTCATGATTTTGcaatgagattgtaacatttattttttaaaagagctattttcaagagaaaaaagaaaaaagacacctTATTATGGGATCAAGTGAGGCTGATTATTTAAACCAGAAagttttaaggcaaaaaaaaaaaaaaaaaaaaagaagaagaagaagaattactttggaggaaaaaatggaCAGTCATTTCTAAAACCAGCGGTGTAAAGTGTATTATGTTATATTACATTGTTAAATGGTATCCaaactaatttttaataaaatattctaatcCCATGGATTGTGGTTCTATTTTTCCCCTCCTCATTAGTTTCTGTCCTCAGTTGGCTACAATTGTCTGAGTGTTTCCAGAAGATACGCATGTGGGTGCTTTACCTGATTATCAGAATCAAATTTTGGTTCTTGGTGTATGTTCAGGTACagaaacttaaaaagcaaaaaatgaattcTGTTCTGATGTCGTCAGATTAAACTAAAGCAAGGCATTAGTCCACACGCAATCTCAGTAAGATTCTCACTAAACTAGTTgactatcttttctccttttttcctgaCCAAGTATCTCAAATTCTGTAGTGCAAAGATCTTCCTTATTTATCGCCCTCAGTGTATTCTCGCTCACTTCAATAGCTGGGATTATCTCCTCATATTCCCTCACTCCCATAAAACACTCAAATGCAATCCTGCTGAAAACCCTCTTGCTGGTTCTTAAAGCTCCTCATAGAAACCTTCCATCGCCTTTACAGTGACGGGCCAGGCCCTGGTAATCATTTCCCATTCGGCCTCTAAAGCCTGATCTCAcagttcttttcctctctttccttgaGTTTCTCAAATGGGCTCAAAGCCTTTGCATGTGCTTTGCCCCCACCTAGAATGGGCTGTGCTTTCCCCTTCCTGCACCTTTACTCACTCTTCAGGTCTTGGCTCAGATAACATTTTCCCAAGGAAGTCCTCCCCAACCTTCAGGGAGCACCACCTCGCTACAAATCCTAATGTGCACACATGTTTACTGACAGGAAGGAGGAACATGAGCGAACACAAATACTCTCCCATTAGCACTTTTCAATCCGTCGAACTTTTCTTCCTAGCATTTGCcgtattaaataattataagttATGTATGATTAGTTGGttaatgtctttcttcttttactaGACTGTAAGGTCTCTGAGGGCAGAAGACCAAGGACAATCCCAGTTCACCAGGAAATagtagttttactttttatttttatttttttcattcatttgagagagagagagagagagtaaatgagtgggggggaggggcagagggaaaacagactccctgctgagcaggtggCAGGACACGagatttgatctcaggactcgATATGGGATCGAAtgaggatcatgacttgagccaaaatcagatgcttaaccatctgagccacccaggtgccccagaacttaGCAGTTTTAGCACATCACTGCAGCTGCTACTAAATTTGGGGGGAATTAATAAATGACGTCATTGAAACTTCTCATTTGTTTACATCACTTTCTTTCCTCTTGTCAACATTTCTTGTCTTAGCTTATTAgtttagatttattattattattataaatagttCCAAAGTACTCAAACCCTTCCCTCCACCATGTCTTCCTACCCAGTCTTCAGTGATCCCACCTACTTGCTCCATTCCTAAAACCATCCTGTTAGGCTTTcttagagaaaaatcacaaaccaGGCAGTTTAGCAATACTATACATTCATGGTTACCTATCTCAAGTGTTTGCTAGCAATcctattaaaattctttattggGGTTGCTCTCATGCCCTATTGGAATGACTGTTTTTATAAGCTTAACACCTAGACTACTACCCAGCTGCTAGGTTCTAtcctagagagagggagaagcaaaccaagaaacagactcataattatagagaataacctgatgattaccagagggagtggggtgaggggatgAGCAAAAtcggtgatggggattaaggagggcacttgtgatgagaacCAGGTGATGTATGCCCACTATtttggacacctgaaactaatactacactgtatattacctaactggaattcaaacaaaaaaatgttttaaaagcaaacaacaaaataaacaagcaaagaaaaataaaagctgcctTTACAGGTGCAGCCTCAAGGCCAAGAATTAATGTTATTTATTGCTACGCAAAATGCAACCacaaaacttagcagcttaagtaacaatctattaaaataaaaaccaaatagaaattttgcTTAACAATGCAGATAaaaaggcagccccagtggcgcagcggtttggcccagcctggggtgtgatcctatagactccggatggagtcccacattaggctccttgcatggagcctgcttatccctctgcctgtgtctctgcctctctctctgtgtctatgaataaataaataaaatctttaaaacaaaacaatgcagaTGAAATACAACTTGCAATTATACTTTTGTTGCTTATGATAATTCTAGAACATCTTTACACTTTctagaggaaaaataagaaaacttcctGAGTTATTCTATGAAAGTCTGTCCTATTGATCACCATTCTGTAATAGGTATCATCACTGAAAGCAGCTGACCTTTTGGGAATGTAGACTATTTGTGTTTTCACTGTGATTGTGACATTAATTTAGCACAAGATCATCTTGATTCTCAATGTTTGGGTTGGACATCTATGACAGTCCATTGCATATGTCTTCCCTAAATAAATTATTACCAGACCAAGACAAATTTAATGGTATTTCACTTCCTACTCAAAGGCAtatttaccatcttttttttgAACCATCTTTTCTATTTGTACACATTACTTTTTCAAGGCAGTCGTCATGCCTCAAAACATCAAAGACAAGAATAAACAGAATAGTAGAATTATGAACTTTTACATCCTTTTTACCATTAGGTAGATGTGCAAAAAAAGACATTAAGTTTACTTTTCACATCAAAATTTCAGAAGTATGTGGAATACTGTACCTACCTAAACACTTCTTAAACACTGAATCTTGAAGATCAAAAATTATATGGTGAGCtccatgatttgttttttttttttcatgatttgttTTTTGATCCtaactttcctcatctgtagaagaCTCATCAGAGTTTTAGGAGGTTTAAATAAAACACTGTCTCTCAGATGCTTAAGTTTTTTGAGCAGAGGGTCTATATCTGACCACTCCTTCCCTGACCTTTCTGGATTTCCAATAATTGATGCCCTGCCTGTCATAACTGGTATTTGTTGGAATAAATGAATCATGTATGcgcaaataagcaaatgaatgaaagcatTTAATGAGGAATTTGGTAAGCCACCCCCtacccccgccaaaaaaaaatacttctagcATATAAAGGCATTTAACTTGGAAGCTTGAACAGATGCCAAGTGGTACGAGACAAATGCTCCGAGTGATAGCTAAACTTTCTCTTAGCCTCTTAGCATACTTCTTCCCCCTATTTCCTGGCAATAagcctttccactaccctttggaGAACTGCTCATCTCCATTTCACTGTACTCTGTACCCTGGCCACAGAGGTAAGCATGTGACCCAGCCAAGGAAATCAGATTTGAATCTGGAGCTGAAGCATGTGCAAGCAAAAGGCAGCTGAGGTTGAATCATCTGGTGGTGATTCCCCCGGGGCTGCTCCACAAATTCCTACTGCTAAGGGCCCTGGAGCTACCCTAGTTCCACACTTCCATGAGCCTAGTTTTTCACTCATTTATCTCATTCTCTGGGTTACCCCAGCTGCTGTTGTTTGCACTCAGTCAATCCTATCATACAGTGCaagaaaataacataatttgtttattaaaataacacataCACATGAAAGAGtaggaaataaataatgtaagTGTAAAACGTGTAATACATGcaccaaatgaattttttataattctgattCCACTGAAGTATACTTTACAATGGAAATCATGAAAGATTTCACCTTTAGTAACTTttcttccctgccccaccccatctCTAAGGTCCAATTAGTCTAAGTAGCTAATTGCTCTCTTGTTCAAGTCCCAGACTTGAGGGATTAATACCCAAAGGAAGACAAAGTTATTTAAAATCGCCTGTATTTGGGAATGATAGCAATTCCTAGAGTCAGAGAGAAGTCAATGAGGGAGTTAAAgcacatttaggtctgtgacaTTCTCTATTGGAAGTGACTGAGAAGAATTCAGGATATCCACCTGCAAACTCTAAGCAGATGGCGGTTTAGCAGAGGAGGGCTCCTTCCTTCACTGGAGTGCATTCAGTAGCACCAGCCAGTTACATTCCCCATTTGCCATGTAAGTGCCCAGAGTTTTCCCTTTAATTCTCTTAttttgctctcactctttctctcccctcacaatcaccaaaaaattaaaaagtagatgatagataggtaggtaaAGGGCTTAGGCAACAGCCTTCACGAGTTGATCTATAACTTAAAGATCTCACTGTATTGGAAAAGTTAAAACAAGTTGAAAAAGatatcagaattttttaaaatatggaaattggACAGGAACTTCTAACCATCACCCCTGTGCCTTCTGCTGCCATAAAATTAGGCTATTCCTTAACTGGGGTCTGATTAGACAATTATAGACTCTGGAGACTGGATTGGAGACTACCAGTTACGTGCTCTAAAACCTAGAGCACATGGACCCTGTTCATATAATCTTGGCTTCATGAAGAGCTATCTGAGACCTTTTTTTGGATAGTTTCCCATTGTTGACCTCATACCTAAGGAAACGATGTGGGAAAAATTCTGTATCTTTTGTACGTATGACTTATCGTTTCATAAATGATTTTTGGAGAGCTAATGTGACCAAATTGTCTTAGATGAATATAAGAAACTTGGATGGGACCTCGTTTGTGACAAAGACATTGAGTCTTAGCTGTCCTCTTAGAATCACAAAGTAGCACTGGGAATCAAAGCAATTGGGTAGCGTACATGAGTAATGGAAGATAGGAGACTGGTCAGATAGGGCTTCTTGGTGAGACTGTAGTAAGGGGCATCCAAATAGAAACTGCACCTGCAGAAAGATACCCAatatggagagagaagcaggcagatcAAGCACTACTCTGTAAACATCTGGATCCTTTGGCTCCTTTTCCACTTCACTGAATTAAACACGGttaatttacatacatattaaaTTTAACCACAGATTTCTTTCCACAGACACCCAAGAGTTGATTCCtccataaaaatgagaaatcacaCATTGGTGACTGAATTCATCCTGTTGGGAATCCCTGAGACAGAGGGCCTAGAGACTGTCCTCTTTTTCCTGTTCTCCTCATTATACTTATGCACTCTCTTGGGAAATGTGCTCATCCTTACAGCTATCCTCTCTTCCTCTCGGCTGCACACtcctatgtattttttcttgGGAAATCTTTCCATGTTTGACCTGGGTTTCTCTTCAACAACTGTTCCCAAGATGCTGTTATACCTTTCAGGGCAGAGTCAAGGTATCTCTTTTCAGGGCTGCGTGTCCCAGCTCTTCTTCTATCATTTCCTGGGCTGCACTGAGTGTTTCTTGTACAcagtgatggcctatgaccgctttGTTGCCATATGTTATCCTTTGAGATACATGGTCATCATGAACCACAGGGTCTGCTCCATCTTGGCCACAGGGACCTGGATGGGTGGTTGTGTTCACGCCATTATTCTAACCTCCCTCACTTTCCAGTTGACCTACTGTGCCTCTAATGAGGTAGACTACTACTTCTGTGACATACCTGTAGTCCTACCTCTAGCTTGTGGTGATACATCTCTAGCCCAGAGTGTAGGTTTCACAAATGTTGGTCTTCTGtctctcatttgcttttttctcatCCTTGTTTCCTACACTCGCATTGGGATCTCCATATCAAAAATCCGTTCggcagaaggcaggcagagaGCCTTCTCCACTTGCAGTGCCCACATCACTGCAATTCTTTGTGCTTATGGACCAGTAATCATCATCTATCTCCAGCCCAATCCCAGTGCCTTGCTCGGTGCAATAATTCAGATATTGAATAATCTTGTAACCCCCATGCTGAACCCACTCATCTACAGCCTGAGGAATAAGGATGTAAAATCAGCCCTGAGGAATGTACTTCATAAGAGAGGCTTTGCTGTGGAGAATAAGTGAGAAAAACCTAAAGCTTTGCTGGGCAAAGTTTCATTCTCCATTTCTTAGGACAAATTCCCATTTGCAGGTTCCAaggtatttaaattaaatatactgaGTCAATCTACTAATTAACTTcactaagttttaaaatatgtgcctgtttcctgtttctctctattttataatgaaagatgATTAATAGGGTCACTTTACATAGAATGAGCTGATTCTTACGCTTCATGGAATTCTTTCCCAGAACCACCATCATCCCTAAAGCATTTCTTAGTTGTTTAAATCTCTGAAAATTAAgagaacatattttctttctcataatcTCAGTTAAAAGCACATTCGCAAAAATCTAGAGAGAGGGAAGTTTGGAAAGAAAGTCAAGAAAGCTCAGAATAAAACGTAATATCAGAACTCAATATCCTTCCTTTTTGTAGAGTATAACCTCCAATTTTCGGCCAATCAACACCAAAACTCAAACGAAATTATCATTTAAAGTAAGATCTTTCCCTtgcacagtgttttttttttaagattatttttatttatttattcatagagacacagagagagagaggcagagacaggcagagggagaagcaggctccatgcagggagcctgacgcaggactcgatccagggtctaccaggatcacaccctgggctcctgggctgcaggcagcgccaaaccgctgcgccaccaaggctGCCTCCATGCATAGTGGTTTAAAGATTTTTCTAGTGTTCACATTCTTCCAGGATCTGAATAGTCTTGCATTATTAGCTGCCTGGAAGGTTATGAACTTGAATCATTTTTATTAGCTCCTAAAAGAATCAGCTTTAGTTTTGTAAAAgatagtaaaaaacaaacaacccaaacaaGTTTAAATATGTTACTACATGTTTTTCCAAACCAAGGAACACTGATTTAACTTTGTCTGTTACAGAAAGCCCATGTTAGAGTTTTCACTCAAATTCAAGTAGTAGTAATAAATTTCCctctccagggcacctgggtggcccagttggttacgtgacaggctcttgatttcggctcaggttatgatatcGGGGTCCTAAGGTGCacccatgctgggctctgcactggatgtagagcctacttaagattctctcgcgcggggggatggggtgactgggtgatgggcactgaggggggcacttgatgggatgagcactgggtgttacactatatgttggcaaatcgaactccaataaaaaaatatacaaaaaaaaaaaattctctctcttcttcctctgccccttgccccattcatgctctctctctctctctctatctcaaaaataaataggtaaataatgttaaaaatgttttaaataaataaatttccctcTCCATTGAAAGGagcatatttcttctttctcacaaTAAGAtcaatgtaatttattttgaCTCTTTTAATCTCTATTGTCcataatgataaaagagaaaaatagatacattttatttatggaaacaatgttaaattttataactaatatgttcttttcttgatttttttctttgcatatttcaTCTACCAGTTGTTTATGGTTTTTCTTGTAAGCCACTTTAAATACATATTGGAAGGAAGTAGAGAATAAATAATgcactaaaacaaaaagaaagaagaaaaggaaagaagaaagaaagaaagaaagaaagaaagaaagaaagaaagaaagaaagagagagagaaaggaaggaataaagaaagagagaatgaaagaaatagaaaaagggagagagggaaagcaaaCAAGCTGTATTTTAGGAGTAAAACAGTATTCTTCATAATAgaatgattattttcttcctttccttatcttCAGTTCCTGTCTATCAGCAAATGCTTGAAAATAAGTTCTCCAGGTAGAAGCTATAGCCATCACACTGTGGCGTGAGCTGTTAGAAGATATTGAATGGACTCCAGTGACAGAAATGCCAATCACCAGTGCTTTGTGGTTTGCTATATAAAATTCTCTAGTGTGAGATATTGTAATTGTACCTTACAAACAATTAAGTGGTCACTCTGGCTAAAAATCAAAGGGACACTAATTCAATTTCAAGCAACCTTTGTTACACTCACGGAAGGCCTATCCAGATAAGGAAcaattgaattgaaataataaacatgTCAAATGCTAAACGATAAAACGTAAACCATGGTTCAATTTTCCCTTATcact is a window encoding:
- the LOC112920199 gene encoding putative olfactory receptor 10D4; the encoded protein is MRNHTLVTEFILLGIPETEGLETVLFFLFSSLYLCTLLGNVLILTAILSSSRLHTPMYFFLGNLSMFDLGFSSTTVPKMLLYLSGQSQGISFQGCVSQLFFYHFLGCTECFLYTVMAYDRFVAICYPLRYMVIMNHRVCSILATGTWMGGCVHAIILTSLTFQLTYCASNEVDYYFCDIPVVLPLACGDTSLAQSVGFTNVGLLSLICFFLILVSYTRIGISISKIRSAEGRQRAFSTCSAHITAILCAYGPVIIIYLQPNPSALLGAIIQILNNLVTPMLNPLIYSLRNKDVKSALRNVLHKRGFAVENK